The DNA region ATGTTGCTCGGCAAAATCTTTGCGGCTGACGCGTGCCCAGCGAAAGGCCAGAATCTTATGTTCATACACACCTGTGGCGAGGAGTTGGTCACACACCGCCAAGCGCTGATCAACACTCATTGACTTGATCTCAGGGAAGTACTGACTGGCAACCTTATGGATCGTTGGTGTGCGTACTCCCCAGAACTTATCGACCTTCATGTTGTAACGGGTCCGCACTAACTCGCGAAACGCGGGGTCGGCGTGGCGCTGGAGTTCACTCGTGAGTGTCTTGATAAGAGAACGGGAATTGACCGTCGTTCTTTTCTCCATAGCGCACCATATAGCCACAGCAGACGAGTGACTGGTAGACCAGTCCTCGCTGAGCTGAACACCATGCAACAGTCCATTGGTCTCGTTGCACTGGTTGTGCGTGACTACGACGAAGCGCTTGCGTTCTATGTTGGGACGCTCGGGTTCTCCAAGGAGTGAAGCGATCCATTTTTCAACGCGCCTGCTGATAAGTTCCACAATAGGCATGTGGCGTTGGACGGTGTGTGGGGAGCCCGAGCCCATGACGTGCGCGACCAGTTGCTGGAGGCGAAGACACCCGAAGGCAAGTTTCGTATTCTCGGTGAGTTTCTGGTCGCGCAGGCCGCTCTCACCTGTCAGTTCACCGCAGTAGCCTTAAAAAACGTGTAGCAAAACACGCCATCGGCTTCAGCAGTGCGATACAAATCAGCAATCCCCCGATCAAAGTCCGCCGCGCTCATCAGCTTCGCTTCCAGCGCTGTGGGTCGAACCCCTTCGATCATCACTGTGAACGTTCTCTTGGTGAAGCCGTCGATCAGCGCCGGTTTACTGCCATCGACATAGACCATGCGCGGCGAGACGTGCACATCGTAAAAGCCAGCTGCGTGTAACAAAGGATACAACTGCCGACCGATCAAGGCATTTCCTCCAGCTCTGGCTTGCAAGTCGACCTGGCACTGAATCGCTCGTTGCGCATACGCGCTCTCAGGATAAAAGTAGGTAGATCCATGATCGCCCTCAATCACGGTGATCGTGCCGCCAGGTTCCACCATCTGCTTCAATACTCGTAAGGCTTCTACGGGTTGCGTCAGATGCTCAAGGACGAAGCACACGAACACGTGGTCGAAGGACTGCGGAGGAAACGGCAAGTGAAAGATGTCCGCTTGCTGAAACGTGACGTTGCGTATACCTGCGGCCTCTACTGCCTTCCGGGCTGCGGCGACCGAGGCTGCGGAGATATCAATGGACGTAATGATCGCCCCCGGACTCTTTGATGCCAAGGTCACGGTCTGTGATCCAACGCCGCAGCCAGCTTCCAACACACGGCTTCCGGCTGGGTATGCCGTATCCGCATGTAACAGTTCCACCAGCGTCGATGCTTGGTCTTGCAGCCGCTGATTTTCGCGCGGATCGTAACCATGCACGTATGCGTTACTCATTGCACCTCCATAGACCATACCCAACGAGCTCAGAAACGGTGCGGGCCATACCTTTTGAAACACCGCAATCTCGTTCGCCGGTAGACTGGCGAGGAGCTGGCGCAGCACGCGCCCCTTCTCTTCCTTAGCAAGCAGAGCTCGAAACCTTGAAGGCTCGTCTGACAGCCTTGGAGAAACGCCCCCGTTACGTGCGCTAAATGAGTCCACACGACATTGGTACAGCACAGGCAACAAATCCCTCCGCGCTACACACGGCCCCCTTTGCTAAAGGGGGCCGTTTTCGGTCCCCCCCTTTGCAAAGGGGGGTATGGGGATTTCACTGCGCGTGAGGAAGTATACGAATCTCCCGTGGTCCGATTTCGTCCTGAGTGCCTGAGGTGGACGCATGTGTCGGGCAGCAGTTACTCAAGTCGGCGAGGGGAGCGAATAATGCACTTCTGTATTTTTTTCTCTCATCCTGCCCTTTGCCCTTCGGGCAAAGGAACCCATCGCTCTATGTACACGAATGGTGCCGTGCGCTATCGGCTCAGTACGCTTAACTCAAGTCGCAACATCTCCCCAACTGACCACGCTTGAAACGGGCACCCTCGCGGTGTGTGCGGTGTATCGCCATCAACAATCTCAGAGATGTGGCCTATGCCGGCATTATCGAGATGCTGAAAGAGTGGCGCGAGAAACCGCTCGCGAGCTTCACGCTTTGCCTTGGCTGTGTTCCCGCGCACTCGTACCCACGCTTCAACAAATGGTCCGACAAGCCACGGCCAGACCGTACCTTGATGATAAGCACTGTCACGTTGCCACACGCCACCTTGATAATGCGGAACATAGCTGGGATCATCTGGGGCAAGCGAACGTAATCCCAATGGCGTCCATAAGCGTTGCTCTACCGCATCGACGATGCATTTTGCCTGCGCTCCTTCAATCAGTGCGATGGGTAACCCGCCAACCGCAAAAATCTGATTGGGGCGGAACGCCGCGTCAACCATGCCAGGTTGATGATCAACATCGACAACATCATACACATACCCGCCTGCCTCATGCCAAAAACGCTGCTGAAAAGCTGTGCGGCCACGCGCCAGCAATTCTTGCCAATGCGTAGCGAAACGGCTGGCGATATGGAGCGCATTGAGCCACAGCGCTTGAATCTCAACCGGCTTACCAATGCGGGGCGTAATGACGTGTCCATCAACGCGGGCATCCATCCACGTCAATTGCTGATCTGCTTCTCCTGCGGCGAGTAGGCCGTCAGCATCGGCGTGAATACCATAACGCGTTCCTTTGGCGAACCCAGTCAGGATAGCCTCGATCGCTTCTTGTAAGGTACTACGAACTTTTTGTGACGCCTTGCGGGGCTTGTCTTCGACTGCTTGCAAGAAATCATGAACAG from Deltaproteobacteria bacterium includes:
- a CDS encoding methyltransferase domain-containing protein, coding for MSNAYVHGYDPRENQRLQDQASTLVELLHADTAYPAGSRVLEAGCGVGSQTVTLASKSPGAIITSIDISAASVAAARKAVEAAGIRNVTFQQADIFHLPFPPQSFDHVFVCFVLEHLTQPVEALRVLKQMVEPGGTITVIEGDHGSTYFYPESAYAQRAIQCQVDLQARAGGNALIGRQLYPLLHAAGFYDVHVSPRMVYVDGSKPALIDGFTKRTFTVMIEGVRPTALEAKLMSAADFDRGIADLYRTAEADGVFCYTFFKATAVN